The DNA sequence TCCGATATTATCCATCCTTTTATGAAAATGCCCCATGGCAATATAGTCCATTCCGAGTGATGCCAATTGCCTGCTTGACATGAGATTATAGCTGTTTCCGCCAATATTCAAGTCCAATGTACCGTGAGCCAATAATATATTAATATTATCCGGGTTAATATACTCCTTAATATTGTTGTCCTTTATATTGTTTTTGGAATGGTTTTCCGATATAAAAATGCCAGGAAAAGCATCGGGTCCATATATGCATATCCCCTCTTCTTCAAGATACACATAGTTGTTATCCTTAGTCAAAATATGCACATTCTCTGCCCACTCAAAATTTTCATAATATGAACCCTTAACCCAAGGGTCATGATTTCCCGGCACAATAAACACTTTTATATTGCTTATACTTTTAAAAACATTGTTAATAAAATTAATTGTAGATTTTCTTACATAATTATGCTCATACAAATCTCCGGAAATAAAAATGAATTCTACTTCTTTATCTCTGGCTATCTTTATAATATCTTGAAAAGTATTCTTTAAGTCCATCCTTCTTAATGTAGATTTGCTTATTAAAGAGTTTTCCTCTATTCCCAGGGAAACAAAGGGTGTATCCAGATGTATATCGGCACAATGTAGAAATTTTATGCATCTCAAGTCTATTCATCCCCCATTATTTGTCTCGATTATTACATAAGCAACGGCATAGCATTTACAATGGGCCATGCTTAAAGAAATGTCTTTTCCATTTAAAGCCGAAAAATATCCTTTAGTTTTACCTGTTAAAACAATGTAAGGCTTACCGTACCCATCATTTAAAACCTCGATATCCTTTAAATCCACTCCCCTGCTTATACCCGTACCAAGAGCCTTTACTAAAGCTTCCTTGGCTGCAAATCTTACTGAATAACTCTGGTATTTATTAGCCTTTTTACTTTCACAGTATTCTATTTCTCTTTCAGTGAATACTCTGTTCACAAAGGCTTGTCCCCTTTTTTCAAAAGCCTTTTTTATCCTCTCAACTTCTATAATGTCAACACCGCATAAAATAGCCAAAATCTACTCCTCCCGTGGAAGGTAATATGATGCAGCATTTAAATCGCTATACTTATCAACATCCTGTCCCACTTCAGGATAAAGAGAAACAACTGCTTTTGCTTTTATTCCGGATATACGGAAAATTCTTTCTTCTACTGCTCTTATAGTCAAATTTCCCATAATTAAGCGTATCATAAACCCAAAACTTAGCAATCTTGCCATTTTTAACGGGTTTTTTCGTGCCTTCACAAGCCTGTCGGCAAAAAGAAAGCCTTTTTCTAATGCTTTGGGATTTATATAGAAAATATTACCCCCAGTAAACCTACCTTCCTTGATTTTTACATATGTCCTTTCCATACCCGGATACTTACTATCATTTACCGACTTTTCTACAATGGGGTAACATAAATCCGCATTCAATGCTTTTGATTTTGATATAAAATCATTTATGGCTTCAGTAGTAATTAGGGGGATATCGCAAGTACAAATCAATATATTCTTATAGGTATTTAAATATCTAATTCCGGCCATAACACTCTCCATCACTGTACTCCCTGAGTCTATCACTGCATCAACTTTGTTATACAGATATTTTGCAAGTTTATCTTTTGGCCCTACCACCACAATTCTTTTTACATCTTCCGCCATTCTCACAGCATCTATTACATATTCTATCATCATTTTTCCGTTTATAAGGCACAACGCCTTGTTTCCAGCATCCTCCAGCCCCTTTATAAGCTGTTCGCCGGCAAGAATTATTGTATCCACCATTTTTCCACCATCCATTAATTATGAATTATATCGACCGGGGTTAGTTCAGGTCATTCTTTGTTACAGCATTAATTATCATTATTTCCTGACTTCTTATATGCCTTTTAGCTGCTTCCCTTGCAGCATTAGCATCTTTACGCATAATAGCTTCATAGATTTCCATATGTTCCCTTATTACTTCCTTGGTACTGCTTAAGTCCTTCAAGTAGATAACTCTAAAACGGTAAACCTGCTCTCTCAAATTATTTACGATTTGAATAAGTCTGTCA is a window from the Bacillota bacterium genome containing:
- a CDS encoding NTP transferase domain-containing protein translates to MVDTIILAGEQLIKGLEDAGNKALCLINGKMMIEYVIDAVRMAEDVKRIVVVGPKDKLAKYLYNKVDAVIDSGSTVMESVMAGIRYLNTYKNILICTCDIPLITTEAINDFISKSKALNADLCYPIVEKSVNDSKYPGMERTYVKIKEGRFTGGNIFYINPKALEKGFLFADRLVKARKNPLKMARLLSFGFMIRLIMGNLTIRAVEERIFRISGIKAKAVVSLYPEVGQDVDKYSDLNAASYYLPREE
- the acpS gene encoding holo-ACP synthase, producing MAILCGVDIIEVERIKKAFEKRGQAFVNRVFTEREIEYCESKKANKYQSYSVRFAAKEALVKALGTGISRGVDLKDIEVLNDGYGKPYIVLTGKTKGYFSALNGKDISLSMAHCKCYAVAYVIIETNNGG
- a CDS encoding DNA repair exonuclease produces the protein MRCIKFLHCADIHLDTPFVSLGIEENSLISKSTLRRMDLKNTFQDIIKIARDKEVEFIFISGDLYEHNYVRKSTINFINNVFKSISNIKVFIVPGNHDPWVKGSYYENFEWAENVHILTKDNNYVYLEEEGICIYGPDAFPGIFISENHSKNNIKDNNIKEYINPDNINILLAHGTLDLNIGGNSYNLMSSRQLASLGMDYIAMGHFHKRMDNIGSNEIIFNPGSPEPLGFDEPGEHGVYVGSIVKKGIQDRQINIDFIVTNKKRYEVLRVDISGCVTDEQITAKITDAIAGIPNISTYITSPDDMASINMEFLNMPSLLLSIVLYGYIDPQYKVDTEYIFSCFKDKVFYIKVKNEAVPDYDFEEIKKETGLKGLFTKKLLELIEKTQDTYEKELLIKSLYYGIQAIEKGQVDVIW